One window of Desulfarculus baarsii DSM 2075 genomic DNA carries:
- a CDS encoding DUF1385 domain-containing protein, whose amino-acid sequence MKPAAVGGQAVIEGVMMKAPERLCVAVRRPDGQILVKNDPFNGLARRWPALGWPFLRGPVILGETLVLGMKALSFSAQQAMEDEGEPVSPWAMALTMLVAVVVGVGLFVALPHLAALWLGRLSATGFDETSLWFHLIDGVIKVGLFLAYIWAIALMPDIKRVFEYHGAEHKAIYCYESGGELTVEAARGYPRLHPRCGTAFILVVLVVSIFFFAALFPLLPRLAEAAWLNQALQILLKVGLMLPIAGLSYEIIRRAGDRGARGVWGALLWPGLQLQRMTTREPDDRQIEIALCALKAAVATDRAEKSSITVL is encoded by the coding sequence ATGAAACCGGCAGCGGTGGGCGGCCAGGCGGTCATCGAGGGCGTGATGATGAAAGCGCCCGAGAGGCTCTGCGTGGCCGTGCGCCGTCCCGATGGCCAGATTTTGGTCAAAAACGATCCCTTCAACGGACTGGCCCGCCGCTGGCCGGCCCTGGGCTGGCCGTTTCTGCGCGGGCCGGTGATCCTGGGCGAGACCCTGGTCCTGGGCATGAAGGCCCTTTCGTTTTCGGCCCAGCAGGCCATGGAAGACGAAGGCGAGCCGGTGAGCCCCTGGGCCATGGCCCTGACCATGCTGGTGGCGGTGGTGGTGGGCGTGGGCCTGTTCGTGGCCTTGCCCCACCTGGCCGCACTGTGGTTGGGCCGCCTGTCGGCCACGGGTTTTGACGAGACCAGCCTCTGGTTTCATCTGATCGACGGCGTGATCAAGGTCGGGCTGTTTTTGGCCTATATCTGGGCCATTGCCCTGATGCCCGATATCAAGCGTGTTTTCGAGTATCACGGCGCCGAGCACAAGGCCATCTATTGCTACGAATCCGGCGGCGAGTTGACCGTCGAGGCGGCGCGGGGCTATCCCCGGCTGCATCCGCGTTGTGGCACGGCCTTCATCCTGGTGGTGTTGGTGGTGTCGATCTTTTTCTTCGCGGCGCTGTTTCCGCTGTTGCCACGCCTGGCCGAGGCCGCCTGGCTCAACCAGGCCTTGCAGATCCTGCTGAAGGTGGGACTGATGCTGCCCATCGCCGGGCTGTCCTACGAGATCATCCGTCGGGCCGGCGACAGGGGGGCGCGGGGCGTCTGGGGCGCGCTTTTGTGGCCCGGCCTGCAATTGCAACGCATGACCACCCGCGAGCCCGATGACCGCCAGATCGAAATCGCCCTCTGCGCCCTGAAAGCCGCCGTCGCCACCGATCGAGCCGAAAAATCGTCCATTACCGTCCTGTAG